Proteins co-encoded in one Arachis hypogaea cultivar Tifrunner chromosome 11, arahy.Tifrunner.gnm2.J5K5, whole genome shotgun sequence genomic window:
- the LOC112721759 gene encoding U11/U12 small nuclear ribonucleoprotein 65 kDa protein translates to MYHSADSKPPAMDSPVTLLIKHLLEAIPHDTLSRLLSHYGASSLRPCSTGRLRNCAFVDFKNEMSASQAQRQLHGLRLLGKVLSAERANNPMESGEKGSVAQLGKESKASVVKDTTVTKAIDEDTKSGCFPVAEPIAERLGVDYPFPPHLEYAYPPPDGNILTNIVNALIAVPRFYTQVLHLMNKMNIPAPFRMALPTPPLPPAVPTPPPPPPRVPLKPQSADLSSGESEMESSEEEVEPTTEKPKKRARRETIIGPAIDKDVAHEDVGVKPATLVPKEIPVIKKNPVLQINIAPKEIKDERKNDDRSQDLQEPEKESPDPHKFLTPEELESIVNYTTGNPAPVLYIKNLAKDVVGEDFFLIFGCLFGSIETAKSCLHVKLMQEGRMRGQAFLTFPSIELAHQGLNLVNGYVFKGKPMIIQFGRNPGATKGT, encoded by the exons ATGTATCACTCTGCAGATTCAAAGCCTCCAGCTATGGATTCACCAGTGACCCTTTTGATTAAGCACCTTCTCGAAGCTATACCTCATGACACCCTTTCTCGCCTCTTATCTCATTATGGTGCTTCCTCTCTTCGTCCTTGCTCTACTGGAAG GTTGAGGAATTGTGCTTTCGTAGATTTCAAAAATGAAATGTCGGCATCTCAAGCACAACGTCAACTACATGg GTTGAGGCTTCTTGGTAAAGTCTTGTCAGCAGAGAGAGCTAATAATCCAATGGAAAGTGGCGAAAAAGGCAGTGTAGCTCAGCTGGGAAAGGAGTCTAAAGCGTCTGTGGTTAAAGATACAACTGTAACCAAAGCTATTGATGAAGATACAAAATCAGGATGTTTCCCTGTTGCTGAGCCAATTGCTGAAAGACTTGGTGTTGACTATCCATTTCCACCTCACCTTGA GTACGCTTACCCTCCGCCGGATGGAAATATATTGACCAACATTGTTAATGCTCTGATTGCTGTTCCCCGATTTTACACTCAG GTTCTACACTTAATGAACAAAATGAACATTCCAGCTCCATTTCGTATGGCATTGCCAACACCGCCATTACCTCCAGCCGTGCCAACACCACCACCTCCCCCTCCTCGGGTACCTTTGAAGCCTCAGTCTGCAGATCTGTCAAGTGGTGAATCAGAGATGGAATCTTCAGAAGAG GAGGTAGAGCCAACAACAGAAAAGCCTAAGAAGCGTGCCAGGCGTGAGACAATTATTGGCCCTGCCATTGATAAAGATGTAGCTCATGAGGATGTTGGAGTAAAACCAGCCACCTTAGTCCCAAAAGAAATCCCAGTAATCAAGAAGAACCCTGTTTTGCAG ATCAATATTGCTCCCAAAGAAATTAAGGATGAGCGAAAAAATGATGACAGAAGCCAAGATTTACAGGAGCCAGAAAAAGAGAGTCCAGATCCACATAAATTCTTGACTCCAGAAGAATTAGAGAGTATTGTT AACTATACCACTGGAAATCCGGCTCCTGTGTTGTATATTAAGAATTTGGCAAAAGATGTGGTTGgtgaagatttttttttaatatttg GGTGCTTGTTTGGAAGTATTGAGACTGCCAAGTCTTGCCTTCATGTAAAACTGATGCAG GAAGGAAGGATGAGAGGTCAAGCATTTTTAACATTCCCATCAATTGAGCTGGCTCATCAGGGACTG AATCTAGTGAATGGATATGTATTTAAAGGCAAGCCAATGATAATCCAGTTTGGTCGGAATCCTGGTGCCACTAAAGGAACTTGA